The proteins below come from a single Felis catus isolate Fca126 chromosome A1, F.catus_Fca126_mat1.0, whole genome shotgun sequence genomic window:
- the CA1H5orf49 gene encoding uncharacterized protein C5orf49 homolog isoform X4, whose protein sequence is MSLLGGAALFSSHWSFPFYQRTASSRWTPAARFKVAPPTPARSSCPQGPRRAGPTAGTLDGGGMEDDDEEITAATLRIKPRPLPLSALSAFSYVPPRRLDPKEHSYYYRLGKVPSEADGFLYKEKPGMERWTNETGSFPNASKLCVHARCIHTPDTCANTVHMYISYRK, encoded by the exons ATGTCGCTGTTGGGCGGCGCTGCTCTATTCTCAAGTCACTGGTCTTTTCCCTTCTATCAGCGGACTGCGAGCTCCAGGTGGACGCCCGCGGCTCGGTTCAAGGTTGCACCTCCAACGCCCGCACGTAGCAG CTGCCCGCAGGGCCCTCGGCGGGCGGGACCGACCGCGGGGACGCTGGACGGGGGTGGCATGGAGGACGACGACGAGGAGATTACCGCCGCCACGCTGCGGATCAAGCCCCGGCCGCTGCCCCTCTCGGCGCTCTCCGCCTTCAGCTACGTCCCGCCGCGGCGCCTGGACCCCAAGGAGCACAGCTACTACTACCGCCTGGGCAAG GTCCCAAGTGAGGCAGACGGATTTTTGTACAAAGAGAAACCTGGGATGGAACGGTGGACGAACGAAACGGGATCCTTTCCTAATGCATCAAAgctgtgtgtgcacgcgcgttgTATACATACGCCTGATACGTGTGCAAATactgtacatatgtatatatcatatagaaaataa
- the CA1H5orf49 gene encoding uncharacterized protein C5orf49 homolog isoform X2 translates to MSLLGGAALFSSHWSFPFYQRTASSRWTPAARFKVAPPTPARSRCAVKRPHKRVVWVRGLTLRGEGSTGWKALIPEASPTREPRLQLGLQGRTCEETPGAWLGVPGGRRSGAGKWAGEERSGGGGGVGSEAGRSGKGTGRSGEGEGPAPKGRGFPATPNAGSQLPAGPSAGGTDRGDAGRGWHGGRRRGDYRRHAADQAPAAAPLGALRLQLRPAAAPGPQGAQLLLPPGQGPK, encoded by the exons ATGTCGCTGTTGGGCGGCGCTGCTCTATTCTCAAGTCACTGGTCTTTTCCCTTCTATCAGCGGACTGCGAGCTCCAGGTGGACGCCCGCGGCTCGGTTCAAGGTTGCACCTCCAACGCCCGCACGTAGCAGGTGCGCGGTCAAACGGCCCCACAAACGAGTGGTCTGGGTGAGGGGCCTGACGCTGCGCGGGGAAGGGTCAACGGGTTGGAAGGCGCTGATCCCAGAGGCGTCTCCCACCCGGGAACCCCGTCTGCAGCTGGGACTCCAGGGACGCACCTGCGAGGAAACACCCGGGGCttggctgggggtgcctggaggACGAAGAAGCGGGGCGGGGAAGTGGGCCGGGGAAGAgcggagtgggggaggaggaggggtggggtcgGAAGCGGGGAGGAGCGGGAAGGGGACGGGGAGGAGCggtgagggggaggggcctgCCCCGAAGGGACGCGGTTTCCCGGCAACGCCGAACGCGGGCTCCCAGCTGCCCGCAGGGCCCTCGGCGGGCGGGACCGACCGCGGGGACGCTGGACGGGGGTGGCATGGAGGACGACGACGAGGAGATTACCGCCGCCACGCTGCGGATCAAGCCCCGGCCGCTGCCCCTCTCGGCGCTCTCCGCCTTCAGCTACGTCCCGCCGCGGCGCCTGGACCCCAAGGAGCACAGCTACTACTACCGCCTGGGCAAG GTCCCAAGTGA
- the CA1H5orf49 gene encoding uncharacterized protein C5orf49 homolog isoform X1, producing the protein MSLLGGAALFSSHWSFPFYQRTASSRWTPAARFKVAPPTPARSSCPQGPRRAGPTAGTLDGGGMEDDDEEITAATLRIKPRPLPLSALSAFSYVPPRRLDPKEHSYYYRLGKDLEECLRRPGLRSWWGQDSLWALPESAHCSDCAQKVQGTDDALGGPSCKPKITTGSSGHPAGRAGQGGRTRFWPGSSRHTRLMRKSCWSVTGHHAAKAGEEARGKEANSELVRSRRLLSSSCFS; encoded by the exons ATGTCGCTGTTGGGCGGCGCTGCTCTATTCTCAAGTCACTGGTCTTTTCCCTTCTATCAGCGGACTGCGAGCTCCAGGTGGACGCCCGCGGCTCGGTTCAAGGTTGCACCTCCAACGCCCGCACGTAGCAG CTGCCCGCAGGGCCCTCGGCGGGCGGGACCGACCGCGGGGACGCTGGACGGGGGTGGCATGGAGGACGACGACGAGGAGATTACCGCCGCCACGCTGCGGATCAAGCCCCGGCCGCTGCCCCTCTCGGCGCTCTCCGCCTTCAGCTACGTCCCGCCGCGGCGCCTGGACCCCAAGGAGCACAGCTACTACTACCGCCTGGGCAAG GATCTGGAGGAATGTCTCAGGAGACCTGGGCTGCGCAGCTGGTGGGGTCAGGACTCCCTCTGGGCTCTGCCTGAAAGCGCTCACTGCAGCGACTGTGCCCAGAAAGTCCAGGGTACCGACGACGCGCTTGGAGGGCCCTCTTGCAAACCGAAGATAACCACAGGCAGTTCTGGCCATCCTGCAGGGAGAGCAGGACAGGGAGGCCGCACCAGATTCTGGCCTGGCTCCAGCAGGCACACGCGACTCATGAGAAAATCCTGCTGGTCTGTGACGGGCCACCATGCAGCCAAAGCAGgggaagaagccagaggaaaagaagcaaattcAGAGCTTGTCAGGAGTCGACGACTGCTTTCGTCAAGCTGTTTTTCCTAA
- the CA1H5orf49 gene encoding uncharacterized protein C5orf49 homolog isoform X3 produces the protein MSLLGGAALFSSHWSFPFYQRTASSRWTPAARFKVAPPTPARSSCPQGPRRAGPTAGTLDGGGMEDDDEEITAATLRIKPRPLPLSALSAFSYVPPRRLDPKEHSYYYRLGKTGIISLYDCVFDKSPGYNQKLHRDDREHAKSLGLHVNEEERQRPVAVLTSSVYGRRIHQPVEPLNRDHGRANLVKADFYRKNDIPGIKSPGFGHVSPA, from the exons ATGTCGCTGTTGGGCGGCGCTGCTCTATTCTCAAGTCACTGGTCTTTTCCCTTCTATCAGCGGACTGCGAGCTCCAGGTGGACGCCCGCGGCTCGGTTCAAGGTTGCACCTCCAACGCCCGCACGTAGCAG CTGCCCGCAGGGCCCTCGGCGGGCGGGACCGACCGCGGGGACGCTGGACGGGGGTGGCATGGAGGACGACGACGAGGAGATTACCGCCGCCACGCTGCGGATCAAGCCCCGGCCGCTGCCCCTCTCGGCGCTCTCCGCCTTCAGCTACGTCCCGCCGCGGCGCCTGGACCCCAAGGAGCACAGCTACTACTACCGCCTGGGCAAG ACAGGAATCATTTCCCTGTATGACTGTGTTTTTGACAAGAGCCCAGGCTACAATCAGAAGTTGCACCGAGATGACAGAGAACATGCAAAGAGCCTGGGGCTTCACGTGAACGAGGAG GAGCGCCAGCGGCCCGTGGCGGTGCTGACGTCCTCTGTCTACGGGAGACGCATCCACCAGCCCGTGGAGCCCCTGAACCGGGACCACGGCCGCGCCAACCTCGTGAAGGCGGACTTCTACAGGAAGAACGACATCCCCGGCATCAAGAGCCCCGGCTTTGGCCACGTTTCTCCAGCCTGA